The proteins below are encoded in one region of Hordeum vulgare subsp. vulgare chromosome 3H, MorexV3_pseudomolecules_assembly, whole genome shotgun sequence:
- the LOC123444525 gene encoding ubiquitin C-terminal hydrolase 13-like isoform X2, translated as MTMVTPRAPEPPPQDQDEEMLVPQQEVEVFEGPQPMEESMPAVDNESLPDASTSRFTWKIESISKQNCRKIHSDVFVVGGYSWRVLVFPTGNNVNHLSMYLDVADAKSLPTGWSRSAQFSLAVINQLDSKHSVRKEVTHTFNSRESDWGFTSFMPLIDLYDPSKGYVVNDQCIIEAEVAVRKIVDYWNYDSKKETGYVGLKNQGATCYMNSLLQTLYHIPYFRKAVYHMPTVDTPSGSIPLALQSLFYRLQHGDNSISTKELTKSFGWDSYESFMQHDVQELNRVLCEKLEDKMKGTIVEGTIQKLFEGHHMNYIECIGVDYKSTRKESFYDLALDVKGCSDVYASFDKYVAVEMLDGDNKYQSEKYGLQDAKKGMLFIDFPPVLQLQLKRFEYDHARDIMVKINDRYEFPLQLDLDRDDGKYLSPEADRSVRNLYTLHSVLVHSGGVSGGHYYAFIRPTLSNQWYKFDDERVTKEDMKRALEEQYGGEEELPHTNPGLNTNPLKFTKYSNAYMLVYIRESDKEKIVCDLEETDVSEHLKTRLRKEDEDKENKKKEKAEAHMFTTFKVARDHDLAAQIGRDMFFDLVDYEKIHPIRVLKDMPFNQVKEEFSKELGIPVHSQRFWWWSKRQNNTYRPTRPLTQQEESYTVGQLKDQAVRVHGSELRLYLEVVQENHLTLASKTKDDILLFFKLYDPEKEELRYVGSLFLKASYKASDIVPKLNEIAGFQPDEDIELYEEIKFEPNIMCEQIDYDVSFSLNQLVDGDILCYQKRCSLDITDQHRHPNVSSFFEYVHNRQVVHFRLLDKPKQDDFSLELSKRSTYDDVVEKVAQHLGMDDPSKLRLTQHIPHLQQPKHQYIKYRSIDHLSEMLLLHNPNQMSDILYYEILDIPLPLLQGLITLRVAFHQATHNEVLFHILRLPKGSTYSDLIDDLKSKVELSRSDAELRLFQVNNNKIWKVYQPAEKIDAVHDPNVPLHVEEIPEEEKSAGPRDRLVHVVHFFKDNQHIQYYGVPFFFLIREGEALSDIKLRIQKKFEVPDEQFLKWKFAYVAYNRPDYLQDSDIVLSRFQKNIYGAWEQSLGLEHSDMPSKKPYMANQNRHSFEKPVKIYN; from the exons atgACCATGGTGACTCCTCGCGCCCCCGAG ccgccgccgcaggaccaggatgaggaGATGCTGGTGCCGCAACAGGAAGTGGAAGTCTTCGAGGGGCCTCAGCCGATGGAAG AATCCATGCCAGCTGTCGACAATGAAAGTTTGCCTGATGCATCAACTTCCAGATttacatggaagattgaaagtatatCCAAGCAGAATTGTAGAAAGATCCACTCTGATGTTTTTGTTGTCGGGGGTTACAGCTG GCGAGTGTTGGTTTTCCCCACAGGAAACAATGTAAATCACCTTTCAATGTACCTGGATGTTGCTGATGCTAAGTCATTACCTACTGGCTGGAGTAGGAGTGCCCAATTTAGCCTTGCTGTGATCAACCAATTAGACAGCAAGCACTCAGTAAGAAAAG AAGTAACACATACTTTTAATTCTCGAGAGAGTGATTGGGGTTTTACATCCTTTATGCCTTTAATTGATCTATATGATCCTAGTAAAGGTTATGTTGTGAACGATCAATGCATAATTGAAGCTGAGGTTGCTGTGCGTAAAATTGTGGACTACTGGAACTACGACTCAAAAAAGGAGACTGGCTATGTCGGTCTCAAGAATCAAGGTGCCACTTGTTACATGAATTCACTGCTCCAGACACTCTATCACATTCCCTACTTCCGGAAG GCTGTGTACCATATGCCTACTGTCGATACACCTTCAGGGAGCATTCCTTTAGCTTTGCAAAGTCTTTTCTACAGACTTCAGCATGGTGACAATAGTATTTCCACAAAAGAGCTGACTAAATCTTTTGGATGGGATTCCTATGAGTCGTTTATGCAGCATGATGTCCAAGAGTTAAATCGGGTTCTATGTGAAAAGCTGGAAGATAAAATGAAG GGAACTATTGTGGAAGGAACAATACAAAAATTATTTGAAGGTCACCATATGAATTATATTGAGTGCATTGGTGTTGACTACAAATCAACTAGAAAAGAGTCATTCTATG ATCTCGCACTTGATGTCAAGGGCTGCTCAGATGTTTATGCATCTTTTGATAAGTATGTAGCTGTCGAGATGTTGGATGGTGATAATAAGTATCAATCTGAAAAATACGGCCTGCAG GATGCCAAGAAAGGGATGCTTTTTATTGATTTCCCTCCAGTTCTGCAACTTCAACTAAAGCGGTTTGAATATGATCATGCGCGAGATATAATGGTTAAG ATAAACGACCGTTATGAGTTCCCACTTCAGTTGGATCTTGACAGAGATGATGGGAAATATCTCTCTCCAGAAGCTGATAGGAGTGTGCGCAACCTCTATACTCTTCACAG TGTCCTAGTTCACAGTGGTGGAGTTAGTGGTGGACACTACTATGCCTTCATCCGCCCTACCCTTTCTAATCAATG GTACAAATTCGACGATGAACGAGTGACAAAAGAAGACATGAAACGGGCGTTGGAGGAGCAGTACGGTGGCGAGGAAGAG CTCCCCCATACTAATCCTGGACTGAATACGAACCCACTTAAATTTACCAAGTATTCAAATGCTTACATGCTTGTGTACATACGTGAAAGTGACAAAGAGAAAATTGTATGTGATTTGGAAGAGACAGACGTATCTGAACACCTTAAG ACTAGGCTAAGAAAGGAAGACGAAGACAAGGAGAACAAGAAAAAAGAGAAAGCCGAGGCTCACATGTTCACCACATTCAAG GTGGCCAGAGATCATGATTTGGCAGCACAGATTGGACGAGACATGTTTTTTGATCTCGTGGATTATGAAAAAATTCATCCTATCCGTGTACTTAAAGACATGCCATTCAACCAGGTTAAG GAGGAGTTCTCGAAAGAACTTGGTATCCCCGTCCACTCCCAGAGATTTTGGTGGTGGTCTAAGCGTCAGAACAACACCTACAGGCCCACTCGTCCATTAACTCAACAGGAGGAATCATATACC GTTGGACAGCTTAAAGATCAAGCAGTTCGGGTGCACGGTTCTGAGTTGAGGTTGTACTTGGAGGTTGTGCAG GAGAATCATTTGACTCTTGCTTCGAAGACAAAGGATGATATTTTACTTTTCTTCAAGCTCTATGACCCTGAAAAAGAAGAACTAAG ATATGTTGGAAGTCTTTTCTTGAAAGCCTCATATAAGGCATCTGATATAGTGCCAAAATTGAATGAGATAGCAGGATTTCagcctgatgaagatattgagttGTATGAG GAAATAAAATTTGAGCCAAATATTATGTGCGAACAAATTGACTATGATGTTTCCTTCAGTTTGAACCAG CTTGTAGATGGAGACATATTGTGCTACCAAAAACGTTGTTCTCTGGATATAACGGACCAACACCGACATCCAAATGTATCTTCTTTCTTTGAATATGTCCATAATAGACAG GTTGTGCATTTCAGATTGCTTGATAAGCCAAAACAAGACGATTTCTCCCTAGAACT ATCAAAACGTTCCACATACGATGATGTTGTTGAGAAAGTTGCACAACATCTTGGTATGGATGATCCTTCAAAACTCCGCCTTACACAGCACATCCCGCATTTACAGCAACCGAAACATCAATACATCAAGTATAGAAGTATTGATCATCTTTCAGAAATGTTACTTTTACATAACCCCAATCAG ATGTCTGACATTTTATATTATGAGATACTGGACATTCCTTTGCCACTACTGCAAGGACTGATAACATTGAGAGTCGCTTTTCACCAAGCGACACACAATGAG GTGCTGTTTCACATTTTACGATTGCCGAAAGGTAGCACTTATTCTGATTTGATTGACGACTTAAAATCAAAG GTTGAGCTGTCTCGAAGTGATGCTGAACTCAGGCTATTTCAGGTCAACAATAACAAGATATGGAAG GTGTACCAGCCTGCTGAGAAAATAGATGCAGTTCATGATCCAAATGTACCACTTCATGTTGAGGAG ATTCCTGAAGAAGAGAAAAGTGCCGGTCCGCGAGACCGTTTGGTTCACGTCGTCCACTTCTTCAAAGATAACCAG CACATTCAATACTATGgagtgcccttcttcttccttattcgtGAGGGCGAGGCTTTATCAGATATCAAACTGCGCATTCAGAAGAAATTTGAGGTTCCAGACGAGCAGTTTCTTAAG TGGAAATTTGCTTATGTTGCCTACAATCGCCCGGACTATCTCCAAGATTCAGATATTGTATTGAGCCGATTCCAG AAAAATATTTATGGAGCATGGGAACAATCCCTAGGACTGGAGCACTCAGACATGCCCTCCAAAAAACCATACATGGCCAACCAG AATCGCCATTCTTTTGAAAAGCCGGTGAAGATCTACAACTAA
- the LOC123444525 gene encoding ubiquitin C-terminal hydrolase 13-like isoform X3 translates to MTMVTPRAPEPPPQDQDEEMLVPQQEVEVFEGPQPMEESMPAVDNESLPDASTSRFTWKIESISKQNCRKIHSDVFVVGGYSWRVLVFPTGNNVNHLSMYLDVADAKSLPTGWSRSAQFSLAVINQLDSKHSVRKEVTHTFNSRESDWGFTSFMPLIDLYDPSKGYVVNDQCIIEAEVAVRKIVDYWNYDSKKETGYVGLKNQGATCYMNSLLQTLYHIPYFRKAVYHMPTVDTPSGSIPLALQSLFYRLQHGDNSISTKELTKSFGWDSYESFMQHDVQELNRVLCEKLEDKMKGTIVEGTIQKLFEGHHMNYIECIGVDYKSTRKESFYDLALDVKGCSDVYASFDKYVAVEMLDGDNKYQSEKYGLQDAKKGMLFIDFPPVLQLQLKRFEYDHARDIMVKINDRYEFPLQLDLDRDDGKYLSPEADRSVRNLYTLHSVLVHSGGVSGGHYYAFIRPTLSNQWYKFDDERVTKEDMKRALEEQYGGEEELPHTNPGLNTNPLKFTKYSNAYMLVYIRESDKEKIVCDLEETDVSEHLKTRLRKEDEDKENKKKEKAEAHMFTTFKVARDHDLAAQIGRDMFFDLVDYEKIHPIRVLKDMPFNQVKEEFSKELGIPVHSQRFWWWSKRQNNTYRPTRPLTQQEESYTVGQLKDQAVRVHGSELRLYLEENHLTLASKTKDDILLFFKLYDPEKEELRYVGSLFLKASYKASDIVPKLNEIAGFQPDEDIELYEEIKFEPNIMCEQIDYDVSFSLNQLVDGDILCYQKRCSLDITDQHRHPNVSSFFEYVHNRQVVHFRLLDKPKQDDFSLELSKRSTYDDVVEKVAQHLGMDDPSKLRLTQHIPHLQQPKHQYIKYRSIDHLSEMLLLHNPNQMSDILYYEILDIPLPLLQGLITLRVAFHQATHNEVLFHILRLPKGSTYSDLIDDLKSKVELSRSDAELRLFQVNNNKIWKVYQPAEKIDAVHDPNVPLHVEEIPEEEKSAGPRDRLVHVVHFFKDNQHIQYYGVPFFFLIREGEALSDIKLRIQKKFEVPDEQFLKWKFAYVAYNRPDYLQDSDIVLSRFQQKNIYGAWEQSLGLEHSDMPSKKPYMANQNRHSFEKPVKIYN, encoded by the exons atgACCATGGTGACTCCTCGCGCCCCCGAG ccgccgccgcaggaccaggatgaggaGATGCTGGTGCCGCAACAGGAAGTGGAAGTCTTCGAGGGGCCTCAGCCGATGGAAG AATCCATGCCAGCTGTCGACAATGAAAGTTTGCCTGATGCATCAACTTCCAGATttacatggaagattgaaagtatatCCAAGCAGAATTGTAGAAAGATCCACTCTGATGTTTTTGTTGTCGGGGGTTACAGCTG GCGAGTGTTGGTTTTCCCCACAGGAAACAATGTAAATCACCTTTCAATGTACCTGGATGTTGCTGATGCTAAGTCATTACCTACTGGCTGGAGTAGGAGTGCCCAATTTAGCCTTGCTGTGATCAACCAATTAGACAGCAAGCACTCAGTAAGAAAAG AAGTAACACATACTTTTAATTCTCGAGAGAGTGATTGGGGTTTTACATCCTTTATGCCTTTAATTGATCTATATGATCCTAGTAAAGGTTATGTTGTGAACGATCAATGCATAATTGAAGCTGAGGTTGCTGTGCGTAAAATTGTGGACTACTGGAACTACGACTCAAAAAAGGAGACTGGCTATGTCGGTCTCAAGAATCAAGGTGCCACTTGTTACATGAATTCACTGCTCCAGACACTCTATCACATTCCCTACTTCCGGAAG GCTGTGTACCATATGCCTACTGTCGATACACCTTCAGGGAGCATTCCTTTAGCTTTGCAAAGTCTTTTCTACAGACTTCAGCATGGTGACAATAGTATTTCCACAAAAGAGCTGACTAAATCTTTTGGATGGGATTCCTATGAGTCGTTTATGCAGCATGATGTCCAAGAGTTAAATCGGGTTCTATGTGAAAAGCTGGAAGATAAAATGAAG GGAACTATTGTGGAAGGAACAATACAAAAATTATTTGAAGGTCACCATATGAATTATATTGAGTGCATTGGTGTTGACTACAAATCAACTAGAAAAGAGTCATTCTATG ATCTCGCACTTGATGTCAAGGGCTGCTCAGATGTTTATGCATCTTTTGATAAGTATGTAGCTGTCGAGATGTTGGATGGTGATAATAAGTATCAATCTGAAAAATACGGCCTGCAG GATGCCAAGAAAGGGATGCTTTTTATTGATTTCCCTCCAGTTCTGCAACTTCAACTAAAGCGGTTTGAATATGATCATGCGCGAGATATAATGGTTAAG ATAAACGACCGTTATGAGTTCCCACTTCAGTTGGATCTTGACAGAGATGATGGGAAATATCTCTCTCCAGAAGCTGATAGGAGTGTGCGCAACCTCTATACTCTTCACAG TGTCCTAGTTCACAGTGGTGGAGTTAGTGGTGGACACTACTATGCCTTCATCCGCCCTACCCTTTCTAATCAATG GTACAAATTCGACGATGAACGAGTGACAAAAGAAGACATGAAACGGGCGTTGGAGGAGCAGTACGGTGGCGAGGAAGAG CTCCCCCATACTAATCCTGGACTGAATACGAACCCACTTAAATTTACCAAGTATTCAAATGCTTACATGCTTGTGTACATACGTGAAAGTGACAAAGAGAAAATTGTATGTGATTTGGAAGAGACAGACGTATCTGAACACCTTAAG ACTAGGCTAAGAAAGGAAGACGAAGACAAGGAGAACAAGAAAAAAGAGAAAGCCGAGGCTCACATGTTCACCACATTCAAG GTGGCCAGAGATCATGATTTGGCAGCACAGATTGGACGAGACATGTTTTTTGATCTCGTGGATTATGAAAAAATTCATCCTATCCGTGTACTTAAAGACATGCCATTCAACCAGGTTAAG GAGGAGTTCTCGAAAGAACTTGGTATCCCCGTCCACTCCCAGAGATTTTGGTGGTGGTCTAAGCGTCAGAACAACACCTACAGGCCCACTCGTCCATTAACTCAACAGGAGGAATCATATACC GTTGGACAGCTTAAAGATCAAGCAGTTCGGGTGCACGGTTCTGAGTTGAGGTTGTACTTGGAG GAGAATCATTTGACTCTTGCTTCGAAGACAAAGGATGATATTTTACTTTTCTTCAAGCTCTATGACCCTGAAAAAGAAGAACTAAG ATATGTTGGAAGTCTTTTCTTGAAAGCCTCATATAAGGCATCTGATATAGTGCCAAAATTGAATGAGATAGCAGGATTTCagcctgatgaagatattgagttGTATGAG GAAATAAAATTTGAGCCAAATATTATGTGCGAACAAATTGACTATGATGTTTCCTTCAGTTTGAACCAG CTTGTAGATGGAGACATATTGTGCTACCAAAAACGTTGTTCTCTGGATATAACGGACCAACACCGACATCCAAATGTATCTTCTTTCTTTGAATATGTCCATAATAGACAG GTTGTGCATTTCAGATTGCTTGATAAGCCAAAACAAGACGATTTCTCCCTAGAACT ATCAAAACGTTCCACATACGATGATGTTGTTGAGAAAGTTGCACAACATCTTGGTATGGATGATCCTTCAAAACTCCGCCTTACACAGCACATCCCGCATTTACAGCAACCGAAACATCAATACATCAAGTATAGAAGTATTGATCATCTTTCAGAAATGTTACTTTTACATAACCCCAATCAG ATGTCTGACATTTTATATTATGAGATACTGGACATTCCTTTGCCACTACTGCAAGGACTGATAACATTGAGAGTCGCTTTTCACCAAGCGACACACAATGAG GTGCTGTTTCACATTTTACGATTGCCGAAAGGTAGCACTTATTCTGATTTGATTGACGACTTAAAATCAAAG GTTGAGCTGTCTCGAAGTGATGCTGAACTCAGGCTATTTCAGGTCAACAATAACAAGATATGGAAG GTGTACCAGCCTGCTGAGAAAATAGATGCAGTTCATGATCCAAATGTACCACTTCATGTTGAGGAG ATTCCTGAAGAAGAGAAAAGTGCCGGTCCGCGAGACCGTTTGGTTCACGTCGTCCACTTCTTCAAAGATAACCAG CACATTCAATACTATGgagtgcccttcttcttccttattcgtGAGGGCGAGGCTTTATCAGATATCAAACTGCGCATTCAGAAGAAATTTGAGGTTCCAGACGAGCAGTTTCTTAAG TGGAAATTTGCTTATGTTGCCTACAATCGCCCGGACTATCTCCAAGATTCAGATATTGTATTGAGCCGATTCCAG CAGAAAAATATTTATGGAGCATGGGAACAATCCCTAGGACTGGAGCACTCAGACATGCCCTCCAAAAAACCATACATGGCCAACCAG AATCGCCATTCTTTTGAAAAGCCGGTGAAGATCTACAACTAA
- the LOC123444525 gene encoding ubiquitin C-terminal hydrolase 13-like isoform X1 codes for MTMVTPRAPEPPPQDQDEEMLVPQQEVEVFEGPQPMEESMPAVDNESLPDASTSRFTWKIESISKQNCRKIHSDVFVVGGYSWRVLVFPTGNNVNHLSMYLDVADAKSLPTGWSRSAQFSLAVINQLDSKHSVRKEVTHTFNSRESDWGFTSFMPLIDLYDPSKGYVVNDQCIIEAEVAVRKIVDYWNYDSKKETGYVGLKNQGATCYMNSLLQTLYHIPYFRKAVYHMPTVDTPSGSIPLALQSLFYRLQHGDNSISTKELTKSFGWDSYESFMQHDVQELNRVLCEKLEDKMKGTIVEGTIQKLFEGHHMNYIECIGVDYKSTRKESFYDLALDVKGCSDVYASFDKYVAVEMLDGDNKYQSEKYGLQDAKKGMLFIDFPPVLQLQLKRFEYDHARDIMVKINDRYEFPLQLDLDRDDGKYLSPEADRSVRNLYTLHSVLVHSGGVSGGHYYAFIRPTLSNQWYKFDDERVTKEDMKRALEEQYGGEEELPHTNPGLNTNPLKFTKYSNAYMLVYIRESDKEKIVCDLEETDVSEHLKTRLRKEDEDKENKKKEKAEAHMFTTFKVARDHDLAAQIGRDMFFDLVDYEKIHPIRVLKDMPFNQVKEEFSKELGIPVHSQRFWWWSKRQNNTYRPTRPLTQQEESYTVGQLKDQAVRVHGSELRLYLEVVQENHLTLASKTKDDILLFFKLYDPEKEELRYVGSLFLKASYKASDIVPKLNEIAGFQPDEDIELYEEIKFEPNIMCEQIDYDVSFSLNQLVDGDILCYQKRCSLDITDQHRHPNVSSFFEYVHNRQVVHFRLLDKPKQDDFSLELSKRSTYDDVVEKVAQHLGMDDPSKLRLTQHIPHLQQPKHQYIKYRSIDHLSEMLLLHNPNQMSDILYYEILDIPLPLLQGLITLRVAFHQATHNEVLFHILRLPKGSTYSDLIDDLKSKVELSRSDAELRLFQVNNNKIWKVYQPAEKIDAVHDPNVPLHVEEIPEEEKSAGPRDRLVHVVHFFKDNQHIQYYGVPFFFLIREGEALSDIKLRIQKKFEVPDEQFLKWKFAYVAYNRPDYLQDSDIVLSRFQQKNIYGAWEQSLGLEHSDMPSKKPYMANQNRHSFEKPVKIYN; via the exons atgACCATGGTGACTCCTCGCGCCCCCGAG ccgccgccgcaggaccaggatgaggaGATGCTGGTGCCGCAACAGGAAGTGGAAGTCTTCGAGGGGCCTCAGCCGATGGAAG AATCCATGCCAGCTGTCGACAATGAAAGTTTGCCTGATGCATCAACTTCCAGATttacatggaagattgaaagtatatCCAAGCAGAATTGTAGAAAGATCCACTCTGATGTTTTTGTTGTCGGGGGTTACAGCTG GCGAGTGTTGGTTTTCCCCACAGGAAACAATGTAAATCACCTTTCAATGTACCTGGATGTTGCTGATGCTAAGTCATTACCTACTGGCTGGAGTAGGAGTGCCCAATTTAGCCTTGCTGTGATCAACCAATTAGACAGCAAGCACTCAGTAAGAAAAG AAGTAACACATACTTTTAATTCTCGAGAGAGTGATTGGGGTTTTACATCCTTTATGCCTTTAATTGATCTATATGATCCTAGTAAAGGTTATGTTGTGAACGATCAATGCATAATTGAAGCTGAGGTTGCTGTGCGTAAAATTGTGGACTACTGGAACTACGACTCAAAAAAGGAGACTGGCTATGTCGGTCTCAAGAATCAAGGTGCCACTTGTTACATGAATTCACTGCTCCAGACACTCTATCACATTCCCTACTTCCGGAAG GCTGTGTACCATATGCCTACTGTCGATACACCTTCAGGGAGCATTCCTTTAGCTTTGCAAAGTCTTTTCTACAGACTTCAGCATGGTGACAATAGTATTTCCACAAAAGAGCTGACTAAATCTTTTGGATGGGATTCCTATGAGTCGTTTATGCAGCATGATGTCCAAGAGTTAAATCGGGTTCTATGTGAAAAGCTGGAAGATAAAATGAAG GGAACTATTGTGGAAGGAACAATACAAAAATTATTTGAAGGTCACCATATGAATTATATTGAGTGCATTGGTGTTGACTACAAATCAACTAGAAAAGAGTCATTCTATG ATCTCGCACTTGATGTCAAGGGCTGCTCAGATGTTTATGCATCTTTTGATAAGTATGTAGCTGTCGAGATGTTGGATGGTGATAATAAGTATCAATCTGAAAAATACGGCCTGCAG GATGCCAAGAAAGGGATGCTTTTTATTGATTTCCCTCCAGTTCTGCAACTTCAACTAAAGCGGTTTGAATATGATCATGCGCGAGATATAATGGTTAAG ATAAACGACCGTTATGAGTTCCCACTTCAGTTGGATCTTGACAGAGATGATGGGAAATATCTCTCTCCAGAAGCTGATAGGAGTGTGCGCAACCTCTATACTCTTCACAG TGTCCTAGTTCACAGTGGTGGAGTTAGTGGTGGACACTACTATGCCTTCATCCGCCCTACCCTTTCTAATCAATG GTACAAATTCGACGATGAACGAGTGACAAAAGAAGACATGAAACGGGCGTTGGAGGAGCAGTACGGTGGCGAGGAAGAG CTCCCCCATACTAATCCTGGACTGAATACGAACCCACTTAAATTTACCAAGTATTCAAATGCTTACATGCTTGTGTACATACGTGAAAGTGACAAAGAGAAAATTGTATGTGATTTGGAAGAGACAGACGTATCTGAACACCTTAAG ACTAGGCTAAGAAAGGAAGACGAAGACAAGGAGAACAAGAAAAAAGAGAAAGCCGAGGCTCACATGTTCACCACATTCAAG GTGGCCAGAGATCATGATTTGGCAGCACAGATTGGACGAGACATGTTTTTTGATCTCGTGGATTATGAAAAAATTCATCCTATCCGTGTACTTAAAGACATGCCATTCAACCAGGTTAAG GAGGAGTTCTCGAAAGAACTTGGTATCCCCGTCCACTCCCAGAGATTTTGGTGGTGGTCTAAGCGTCAGAACAACACCTACAGGCCCACTCGTCCATTAACTCAACAGGAGGAATCATATACC GTTGGACAGCTTAAAGATCAAGCAGTTCGGGTGCACGGTTCTGAGTTGAGGTTGTACTTGGAGGTTGTGCAG GAGAATCATTTGACTCTTGCTTCGAAGACAAAGGATGATATTTTACTTTTCTTCAAGCTCTATGACCCTGAAAAAGAAGAACTAAG ATATGTTGGAAGTCTTTTCTTGAAAGCCTCATATAAGGCATCTGATATAGTGCCAAAATTGAATGAGATAGCAGGATTTCagcctgatgaagatattgagttGTATGAG GAAATAAAATTTGAGCCAAATATTATGTGCGAACAAATTGACTATGATGTTTCCTTCAGTTTGAACCAG CTTGTAGATGGAGACATATTGTGCTACCAAAAACGTTGTTCTCTGGATATAACGGACCAACACCGACATCCAAATGTATCTTCTTTCTTTGAATATGTCCATAATAGACAG GTTGTGCATTTCAGATTGCTTGATAAGCCAAAACAAGACGATTTCTCCCTAGAACT ATCAAAACGTTCCACATACGATGATGTTGTTGAGAAAGTTGCACAACATCTTGGTATGGATGATCCTTCAAAACTCCGCCTTACACAGCACATCCCGCATTTACAGCAACCGAAACATCAATACATCAAGTATAGAAGTATTGATCATCTTTCAGAAATGTTACTTTTACATAACCCCAATCAG ATGTCTGACATTTTATATTATGAGATACTGGACATTCCTTTGCCACTACTGCAAGGACTGATAACATTGAGAGTCGCTTTTCACCAAGCGACACACAATGAG GTGCTGTTTCACATTTTACGATTGCCGAAAGGTAGCACTTATTCTGATTTGATTGACGACTTAAAATCAAAG GTTGAGCTGTCTCGAAGTGATGCTGAACTCAGGCTATTTCAGGTCAACAATAACAAGATATGGAAG GTGTACCAGCCTGCTGAGAAAATAGATGCAGTTCATGATCCAAATGTACCACTTCATGTTGAGGAG ATTCCTGAAGAAGAGAAAAGTGCCGGTCCGCGAGACCGTTTGGTTCACGTCGTCCACTTCTTCAAAGATAACCAG CACATTCAATACTATGgagtgcccttcttcttccttattcgtGAGGGCGAGGCTTTATCAGATATCAAACTGCGCATTCAGAAGAAATTTGAGGTTCCAGACGAGCAGTTTCTTAAG TGGAAATTTGCTTATGTTGCCTACAATCGCCCGGACTATCTCCAAGATTCAGATATTGTATTGAGCCGATTCCAG CAGAAAAATATTTATGGAGCATGGGAACAATCCCTAGGACTGGAGCACTCAGACATGCCCTCCAAAAAACCATACATGGCCAACCAG AATCGCCATTCTTTTGAAAAGCCGGTGAAGATCTACAACTAA